One window from the genome of Haliaeetus albicilla chromosome 26, bHalAlb1.1, whole genome shotgun sequence encodes:
- the IKBKE gene encoding inhibitor of nuclear factor kappa-B kinase subunit epsilon isoform X1, with amino-acid sequence MQSTPNYLWSTEDLLGQGATACVYKARNKKSGELVAVKVFNKASYLRPQEVQMREFEMLRKLNHKNIVKLFAVEETGSSKQKVLVMEYCSSGSLLNVLEDPANAFGLAESEFLIVLQCVVAGMNHLRENGVVHRDIKPGNIMRLMGEDGQSIYKLTDFGAARELDDDEKFVSVYGTEEYLHPDMYERAVLRKPQQKAYGVTVDLWSIGVTFYHAATGSLPFVPFGGPRRNKEIMYKITTEKPAGAIAGVQRQENGSIEWSYELPVTCRLSAGLKDQLIPILANILEADQEKCWGFDQFFAETNDILHRIVVDVFSLQQASSHRIYIHSYNTTTKFLDAVFKQTNIVPHHQEYFFEGHLYELDPNLQAHNFCKTTEHNPLTLLSTTEQPEEIVGVRYRDSALEFPKFVPKVDVVADCSAAKSAVGAVHQTLWIAQDLRRCRELLARGLRWVIGNLKTECLRILEQRRGALSVLTCLQLTEVKTRVLYEAVPAGSGVPALKDVATVKTRLQRVAEELSQCSHSIFDFQGALDGILTELVKHGQQVHEDKSIRQIECCLEKMQLIYKQFKKARTCLRLGYNEEQIHKLDKVNLGHLARKVLLIFQDNCVQQYQEALALHGSRMRKVCEIKKHLKRLSNCISACSVEAMECQDCLQSALDRFLQTEKQSLAPVPPAPSPFHLSQAHQEMAFRMQELLEQMRSVTCDLQFNNSVIERLSGAAPTPGI; translated from the exons ATGCAGAGCACCCCAAACTACCTCTGGAGCACCGAGGACCTCCTGGGCCAGGGTGCCACGGCCTGTGTCTACAAAGCTCGCAACAAG aAATCAGGGGAGCTGGTTGCTGTGAAGGTGTTTAATAAAGCCAGCTACCTCCGGCCCCAGGAGGTCCAGATGAGAGAGTTCGAGATGCTGAGGAAGCTGAACCATAAAAACATTGTCAAATTATTTGCCGTGGAGGAGACG ggcagcagcaagcagaaggTGCTGGTGATGGAGTACTGCTCAAGCGGCAGCTTGCTGAACGTGCTGGAAGACCCGGCGAACGCCTTCGGCTTGGCCGAATCCGAGTTCCTCATTGTGCTGCAGTGTGTGG TGGCAGGGATGAACCACCTCCGTGAGAACGGCGTTGTCCACAGAGACATCAAACCTGGGAACATCATGCGGCTGATGGGGGAAGATGGGCAGAGCATCTATAAGCTGACGGATTTTGGGGCCGCCCGAGAGCTGGATGATGATGAAAAGTTTGTGTCCGTCTATGGGACGGAGGAATATCTC CACCCGGACATGTACGAGCGAGCGGTCCTGCGCAAGCCGCAGCAGAAAGCCTACGGCGTCACCGTCGACCTCTGGAGCATCGGCGTCACCTTCTACCACGCTGCCACCGGCAGCCTCCCCTTCGTCCCCTTCGGGGGACCTCGCAGGAACAAGGAGATCAT GTACAAAATTACCACCGAGAAGCCTGCCGGAGCCATCGCGGGGGTCCAGAGGCAGGAGAACGGGAGCATTGAGTGGAGCTACGAGCTGCCCGTCACCTGCCGGCTCTCGGC ggggcTGAAGGACCAGCTGATACCCATTTTGGCTAACATCCTGGAGGCGGATCAGGAGAAATGCTGGGGATTCGACCAGTTTTTTGCAGAAACCAACGACATTTTGCACAGGATCGTGGTCGACGTCTTCTCCCTGCAGCAAGCTTCCTCGCATCGCATCTACATCCATTCCTACAACAC tACCACCAAGTTTTTAGATGCTGtcttcaaacaaacaaatatagTCCCTCACcatcaagaatatttttttgaagGTCATCTGTATGAGTTGGATCCTAATCTACAAGCTCATAATTTCTGCAAAACCACAGAGCACAACCCCCTGACCTTGCTGAGCACCACTGAGCAACCAGAAGAGATAGTAGGAGTGAGATACAGAGACT CAGCCCTTGAGTTTCCGAAGTTTGTCCCCAAGGTGGACGTGGTGGCCGACTGCAGCGCAGCCAAG agcGCGGTGGGTGCCGTGCACCAGACGCTGTGGATCGCCCAGGACCTGCGGCGCTGCCGGGAGCTGCTGGCGAGAGGTCTCCGCTGGGTGAT TGGGAACCTGAAAACGGAGTGCTTGAGGATTTtggagcagaggagaggggctCTTTCGGTGCtcacctgcctgcagctcaCTGAGGTGAAGACCCGCGTGCT GTACGAGGCCGTTCCTGCAGGCAGCGGGGTGCCGGCTCTGAAGGACGTGGCCACGGTGAAGACAAGGCTGCAGAGG GTGGCTGAGGagctctcccagtgctcccacagcatctTTGACTTTCAAGGGGCGCTGGACGGCATTTTGACGGAACTGGTGAAGCACGGGCAACAAGTGCATGAGGACAAGAG CATCCGGCAGATCGAGTGCTGCCTGGAGAAGATGCAGCTGATCTACAAGCAGTTCAAGAAGGCCAGGACGTGTCTGC ggctgggctaCAATGAGGAACAAATACACAAGCTGGATAA GGTGAATTTAGGGCATCTGGCCAGGAAGGTTCTGTTGATTTTCCAGGACAACTGTGTCCAGCAGTACCAGGAGGCCCTGGCCCTCCACGGCAGCAGGATGAG GAAAGTCTGTGAGATAAAGAAGCATCTGAAGAGGCTCAGCAACTGCATCAGCGCCTGCAGCGTGGAGGCAATGGAGTGCCAGGACTGCCTGCAGAGC GCTCTGGACAGGTTTCTCCAGACGGAGAAACAGAGTTTGGCCCCGGTTCCTCCCGCGCCTTCACCCTTCCATCTGAGCCAGGCACACCAGGAGATGGCTTTTCG GATGCAGGAGCTCCTGGAGCAGATGAGGTCAGTAACTTGTGATCTCCAGTTCAACAACAGCGTCATTGAGCG GTTAAGTGGGGCTGCCCCCACTCCTGGTATTTGA
- the IKBKE gene encoding inhibitor of nuclear factor kappa-B kinase subunit epsilon isoform X2, whose translation MQSTPNYLWSTEDLLGQGATACVYKARNKKSGELVAVKVFNKASYLRPQEVQMREFEMLRKLNHKNIVKLFAVEETGSSKQKVLVMEYCSSGSLLNVLEDPANAFGLAESEFLIVLQCVVAGMNHLRENGVVHRDIKPGNIMRLMGEDGQSIYKLTDFGAARELDDDEKFVSVYGTEEYLHPDMYERAVLRKPQQKAYGVTVDLWSIGVTFYHAATGSLPFVPFGGPRRNKEIMYKITTEKPAGAIAGVQRQENGSIEWSYELPVTCRLSAGLKDQLIPILANILEADQEKCWGFDQFFAETNDILHRIVVDVFSLQQASSHRIYIHSYNTTTKFLDAVFKQTNIVPHHQEYFFEGHLYELDPNLQAHNFCKTTEHNPLTLLSTTEQPEEIVGVRYRDSLEFPKFVPKVDVVADCSAAKSAVGAVHQTLWIAQDLRRCRELLARGLRWVIGNLKTECLRILEQRRGALSVLTCLQLTEVKTRVLYEAVPAGSGVPALKDVATVKTRLQRVAEELSQCSHSIFDFQGALDGILTELVKHGQQVHEDKSIRQIECCLEKMQLIYKQFKKARTCLRLGYNEEQIHKLDKVNLGHLARKVLLIFQDNCVQQYQEALALHGSRMRKVCEIKKHLKRLSNCISACSVEAMECQDCLQSALDRFLQTEKQSLAPVPPAPSPFHLSQAHQEMAFRMQELLEQMRSVTCDLQFNNSVIERLSGAAPTPGI comes from the exons ATGCAGAGCACCCCAAACTACCTCTGGAGCACCGAGGACCTCCTGGGCCAGGGTGCCACGGCCTGTGTCTACAAAGCTCGCAACAAG aAATCAGGGGAGCTGGTTGCTGTGAAGGTGTTTAATAAAGCCAGCTACCTCCGGCCCCAGGAGGTCCAGATGAGAGAGTTCGAGATGCTGAGGAAGCTGAACCATAAAAACATTGTCAAATTATTTGCCGTGGAGGAGACG ggcagcagcaagcagaaggTGCTGGTGATGGAGTACTGCTCAAGCGGCAGCTTGCTGAACGTGCTGGAAGACCCGGCGAACGCCTTCGGCTTGGCCGAATCCGAGTTCCTCATTGTGCTGCAGTGTGTGG TGGCAGGGATGAACCACCTCCGTGAGAACGGCGTTGTCCACAGAGACATCAAACCTGGGAACATCATGCGGCTGATGGGGGAAGATGGGCAGAGCATCTATAAGCTGACGGATTTTGGGGCCGCCCGAGAGCTGGATGATGATGAAAAGTTTGTGTCCGTCTATGGGACGGAGGAATATCTC CACCCGGACATGTACGAGCGAGCGGTCCTGCGCAAGCCGCAGCAGAAAGCCTACGGCGTCACCGTCGACCTCTGGAGCATCGGCGTCACCTTCTACCACGCTGCCACCGGCAGCCTCCCCTTCGTCCCCTTCGGGGGACCTCGCAGGAACAAGGAGATCAT GTACAAAATTACCACCGAGAAGCCTGCCGGAGCCATCGCGGGGGTCCAGAGGCAGGAGAACGGGAGCATTGAGTGGAGCTACGAGCTGCCCGTCACCTGCCGGCTCTCGGC ggggcTGAAGGACCAGCTGATACCCATTTTGGCTAACATCCTGGAGGCGGATCAGGAGAAATGCTGGGGATTCGACCAGTTTTTTGCAGAAACCAACGACATTTTGCACAGGATCGTGGTCGACGTCTTCTCCCTGCAGCAAGCTTCCTCGCATCGCATCTACATCCATTCCTACAACAC tACCACCAAGTTTTTAGATGCTGtcttcaaacaaacaaatatagTCCCTCACcatcaagaatatttttttgaagGTCATCTGTATGAGTTGGATCCTAATCTACAAGCTCATAATTTCTGCAAAACCACAGAGCACAACCCCCTGACCTTGCTGAGCACCACTGAGCAACCAGAAGAGATAGTAGGAGTGAGATACAGAGACT CCCTTGAGTTTCCGAAGTTTGTCCCCAAGGTGGACGTGGTGGCCGACTGCAGCGCAGCCAAG agcGCGGTGGGTGCCGTGCACCAGACGCTGTGGATCGCCCAGGACCTGCGGCGCTGCCGGGAGCTGCTGGCGAGAGGTCTCCGCTGGGTGAT TGGGAACCTGAAAACGGAGTGCTTGAGGATTTtggagcagaggagaggggctCTTTCGGTGCtcacctgcctgcagctcaCTGAGGTGAAGACCCGCGTGCT GTACGAGGCCGTTCCTGCAGGCAGCGGGGTGCCGGCTCTGAAGGACGTGGCCACGGTGAAGACAAGGCTGCAGAGG GTGGCTGAGGagctctcccagtgctcccacagcatctTTGACTTTCAAGGGGCGCTGGACGGCATTTTGACGGAACTGGTGAAGCACGGGCAACAAGTGCATGAGGACAAGAG CATCCGGCAGATCGAGTGCTGCCTGGAGAAGATGCAGCTGATCTACAAGCAGTTCAAGAAGGCCAGGACGTGTCTGC ggctgggctaCAATGAGGAACAAATACACAAGCTGGATAA GGTGAATTTAGGGCATCTGGCCAGGAAGGTTCTGTTGATTTTCCAGGACAACTGTGTCCAGCAGTACCAGGAGGCCCTGGCCCTCCACGGCAGCAGGATGAG GAAAGTCTGTGAGATAAAGAAGCATCTGAAGAGGCTCAGCAACTGCATCAGCGCCTGCAGCGTGGAGGCAATGGAGTGCCAGGACTGCCTGCAGAGC GCTCTGGACAGGTTTCTCCAGACGGAGAAACAGAGTTTGGCCCCGGTTCCTCCCGCGCCTTCACCCTTCCATCTGAGCCAGGCACACCAGGAGATGGCTTTTCG GATGCAGGAGCTCCTGGAGCAGATGAGGTCAGTAACTTGTGATCTCCAGTTCAACAACAGCGTCATTGAGCG GTTAAGTGGGGCTGCCCCCACTCCTGGTATTTGA